One Paenibacillus sp. FSL W8-0186 genomic window carries:
- a CDS encoding nuclear transport factor 2 family protein: MSLLVPPFTRETALQKVRQAEDGWNSRDPQQVSLVYTEDSQWRNRAEFPVGRAEIQAFLARKWAKELDYRLIKELWSFTENRIAVRFAYEWHDDSGHWFRSYGNENWEFAADGLMQRRFASINDMPISEADRKFHWLLGRRPDDHPGLSELGL, from the coding sequence ATGAGTTTGCTCGTCCCTCCATTTACACGGGAAACGGCCCTTCAAAAAGTCCGTCAGGCAGAGGACGGCTGGAACAGCCGCGACCCTCAACAGGTATCACTTGTCTATACAGAAGACAGCCAATGGCGAAACCGCGCGGAATTTCCAGTCGGTCGAGCGGAAATCCAGGCATTTCTTGCTAGGAAATGGGCTAAGGAGCTGGACTATCGGCTGATAAAGGAGCTTTGGTCGTTTACCGAAAACCGAATCGCAGTACGGTTTGCCTACGAATGGCACGATGATAGCGGGCATTGGTTTCGATCCTATGGAAACGAGAATTGGGAGTTTGCCGCAGATGGCTTGATGCAACGCCGGTTTGCGTCGATTAACGATATGCCGATTAGCGAAGCCGATCGGAAATTTCATTGGCTGCTCGGCCGGCGCCCCGATGACCATCCGGGTCTTAGTGAGTTGGGCCTGTGA
- a CDS encoding TetR/AcrR family transcriptional regulator — protein MTRTVFEKADVVPRVAEVFRELGYEGASLSQITARTGLSKGSIYHFFPGGKEEMAAEILAHIDAWFVSHIFEPLEKNEPLAAIQKMWREIDAYFQSGRRVCLVGAFALDETRDRFAAMVHQYFRRWMDSLCGALVRAGADKEASKAVSEEVVAGIQGGLILARALQDEAIFERTLAGLSERVTRFLKTAVP, from the coding sequence GTGACACGTACCGTTTTTGAAAAAGCCGATGTTGTTCCGAGGGTTGCCGAGGTTTTTCGCGAGCTCGGTTATGAAGGCGCGTCTCTGAGCCAGATTACGGCTCGAACCGGCCTCTCCAAAGGCAGTATTTACCATTTCTTTCCCGGAGGGAAAGAGGAGATGGCCGCTGAAATACTCGCCCATATTGATGCTTGGTTTGTAAGCCATATTTTTGAGCCGCTTGAAAAGAACGAACCCCTTGCCGCTATTCAAAAAATGTGGCGAGAGATCGATGCCTATTTTCAATCGGGCCGGCGGGTTTGTCTTGTAGGCGCTTTTGCGCTGGATGAAACAAGGGATCGTTTCGCGGCAATGGTTCATCAATATTTTAGAAGATGGATGGATAGCTTATGTGGCGCGCTTGTTCGAGCAGGGGCAGACAAGGAAGCCTCCAAAGCGGTATCGGAGGAAGTGGTTGCCGGTATTCAAGGGGGATTGATTCTCGCCAGAGCGCTCCAAGATGAAGCTATTTTCGAGCGTACGCTTGCAGGTCTTTCCGAACGAGTGACCCGGTTCCTTAAGACAGCAGTTCCTTAG
- a CDS encoding 5'-nucleotidase C-terminal domain-containing protein, which produces MKKNLLKLGLAATMICSFITPATALAAEPFQLTILHLNDHHSHLESQTIDLSLNYDDTSEGEKVRLQLGGMSYISSLINDNKNDHTLYLQSGELNGTLYYSLYQGEADIKVLNALQPDVYMVGNHEFDEGDQHLADLYDMAAFPILSGNIKPTVKSPLYGKLDKPYMIKDVKGEKIAIIGVVKIEKTKESSLVSEDVDFINEIEFVKSMVEEVQEQNINKIIVLSHLGYDFDQVLAAETKDIDLIIGGDTHNLLDSSGEMRALGLPVSGEYPTVVKNAEGKDTYIVQAWEYAKVMGKIDLTFDEQGDIISAAGNPIAPVGGSYQVNIDNKWVDADETALDKIKRTIAASHVLVEGSTDPVVEGIINPYREAIETQMKSVIGSVQDTLSNDRVPKPFIDVKDANGSFAAQVVADSFLYSIPHADLAIQNAGGVRESFLQGEITMADAYTMLPFSNTVTTLKVTGQEIIDVLDEAIRYSQGITQSTGAFPYASHLRYDVYLNASDDVKSVYNVEVKDRETGVWSPIDMDKTYVVVTNSFTALGKDGYVTFEKAIERDPSVKEETHLQYAVPLVELFTKHLNGGELVKPNADSYSIKSVKDWPTEKSQIIETPAVDTSVKSEPVKTYTVVKGDTLFQIAKKTLQDGTRWKQIYELNKDTIKNPNFIYLGQKIVLP; this is translated from the coding sequence GTGAAAAAAAACTTGCTTAAGCTCGGCTTAGCTGCAACGATGATATGTTCATTCATCACCCCGGCAACTGCACTTGCTGCTGAACCTTTTCAATTAACCATTCTGCACTTAAATGATCACCATTCCCACTTGGAGAGTCAAACCATTGATCTTAGCTTAAACTATGATGACACCTCGGAAGGAGAAAAGGTACGCTTACAATTAGGCGGAATGTCTTACATATCCTCATTAATTAACGATAATAAAAATGACCACACCTTATATTTGCAAAGCGGGGAATTGAACGGAACCCTATATTACAGCCTCTATCAGGGCGAAGCGGACATCAAGGTGCTAAACGCCTTACAGCCTGATGTTTACATGGTGGGCAATCATGAGTTTGACGAAGGCGACCAACATCTTGCGGATTTATATGACATGGCAGCATTCCCGATATTATCCGGAAACATTAAACCTACTGTTAAATCCCCTCTCTATGGCAAACTGGACAAGCCTTACATGATTAAAGATGTCAAAGGGGAGAAGATAGCCATTATCGGTGTTGTAAAAATAGAAAAAACGAAGGAGTCCTCTCTTGTCAGCGAGGATGTAGACTTTATTAACGAAATCGAGTTTGTAAAGTCTATGGTTGAAGAAGTACAGGAGCAAAATATTAATAAAATCATCGTACTGAGCCATTTGGGCTATGATTTCGACCAAGTTTTGGCAGCTGAAACCAAAGACATCGACTTAATTATTGGCGGGGACACACATAATTTGCTTGATTCCTCAGGTGAAATGAGAGCTCTGGGCTTGCCGGTGTCCGGTGAATATCCAACGGTTGTTAAAAATGCAGAAGGCAAAGACACTTACATTGTACAAGCATGGGAATACGCAAAGGTGATGGGTAAAATTGATTTAACCTTTGATGAGCAAGGCGACATCATCAGCGCAGCAGGAAACCCAATTGCTCCGGTCGGCGGCTCATACCAGGTTAACATCGACAACAAATGGGTGGATGCGGATGAGACTGCATTAGACAAAATAAAACGGACGATAGCAGCCAGCCATGTTCTCGTAGAGGGCAGTACAGATCCTGTGGTAGAGGGAATTATTAATCCTTACCGGGAAGCAATAGAGACCCAAATGAAGTCCGTAATCGGCTCTGTTCAAGACACTCTGTCTAACGATCGGGTCCCTAAACCTTTTATAGATGTGAAAGATGCCAATGGAAGCTTTGCAGCACAAGTGGTTGCCGATTCTTTCTTATACAGCATACCGCATGCTGACCTGGCCATTCAAAATGCCGGCGGTGTAAGGGAAAGCTTTTTGCAGGGTGAAATAACAATGGCAGATGCCTACACCATGCTGCCGTTTTCGAATACCGTTACCACCCTTAAAGTTACCGGCCAAGAAATAATCGATGTTTTAGATGAAGCTATTCGCTATTCCCAAGGCATTACCCAGTCAACAGGTGCGTTTCCTTATGCATCGCACTTGAGATATGACGTTTATTTAAATGCAAGCGATGACGTTAAGAGCGTATACAATGTTGAAGTAAAAGATAGAGAAACAGGCGTATGGTCTCCAATAGACATGGATAAGACATATGTAGTAGTGACAAACTCCTTCACAGCACTTGGCAAGGACGGCTATGTCACGTTTGAAAAAGCCATTGAAAGAGATCCTAGTGTGAAAGAAGAAACTCACCTTCAATATGCCGTACCGCTTGTTGAGTTATTTACAAAGCATCTTAACGGCGGGGAGCTTGTTAAACCGAATGCGGATAGCTACTCCATAAAGTCGGTAAAGGATTGGCCAACCGAAAAATCGCAAATCATCGAAACGCCTGCCGTCGATACCTCAGTCAAATCTGAACCTGTAAAGACTTATACAGTCGTAAAAGGAGATACCCTTTTCCAAATTGCGAAGAAAACGTTACAAGACGGAACACGTTGGAAACAAATTTATGAGTTAAACAAGGATACGATTAAAAATCCTAACTTCATTTATCTCGGACAAAAAATTGTTCTGCCGTAA
- a CDS encoding DinB family protein — protein sequence MNFDMNEAIQVLKSTPGTLTSLLAGLSDNWLHTNEGEETWTPIQVIGHLIEGEKYNWIPRLELIIQQGATVSFPPFDRYAHLTKESESSLDNKLSEFQKLRMQNLIRLQALVHTEEQLELKGNHPQFGTVKIRELLSTWVVHDLTHMSQILRIMAKRYNQDVGPWIEFLRILK from the coding sequence ATGAACTTTGACATGAATGAAGCGATTCAAGTTTTAAAAAGTACCCCAGGTACGTTGACTAGTCTTTTAGCCGGCTTGTCTGACAATTGGTTGCATACCAATGAAGGCGAGGAAACTTGGACTCCAATTCAGGTTATCGGACACCTCATAGAAGGTGAGAAATACAATTGGATACCAAGACTTGAATTGATCATTCAACAAGGGGCTACTGTATCGTTTCCGCCATTTGACAGGTACGCCCATTTAACTAAAGAATCAGAATCGTCTTTGGATAATAAACTGTCGGAATTTCAGAAACTCAGAATGCAAAACTTAATCCGGTTGCAAGCATTAGTCCATACGGAGGAGCAACTGGAGTTAAAGGGGAATCACCCTCAATTTGGCACAGTAAAGATAAGAGAATTACTATCAACCTGGGTTGTCCATGATCTTACGCATATGTCGCAAATTCTGCGGATCATGGCTAAAAGATACAATCAAGATGTCGGCCCATGGATCGAATTTTTGAGGATACTGAAATAA
- a CDS encoding metalloregulator ArsR/SmtB family transcription factor, with the protein MKEQERNLLLEKKQALLHEIRQSTDIFKALADPVRQDILMMFMIAKRMNVAQVVEQSHLSRPAISHHLKILKQAGILDSLKEKTEIYYSLTLESSVIDQLKAIIRAAEDISNDPAKAFEEHA; encoded by the coding sequence TTGAAGGAACAAGAGCGAAACCTACTATTGGAAAAGAAGCAGGCACTTCTTCATGAGATTCGTCAGTCTACAGATATTTTCAAAGCACTTGCTGATCCCGTAAGGCAAGATATCCTAATGATGTTTATGATAGCTAAACGAATGAATGTCGCACAAGTTGTGGAGCAATCGCATTTATCCAGACCGGCAATCTCTCATCATCTAAAAATACTTAAACAAGCAGGCATCCTAGACTCCTTGAAGGAGAAGACGGAAATTTACTACAGTTTAACCCTTGAGAGCTCGGTTATAGACCAGCTTAAAGCAATCATTCGTGCTGCCGAAGACATATCAAATGACCCTGCTAAAGCGTTTGAAGAACATGCATGA
- a CDS encoding SDR family oxidoreductase codes for MNFSKKTALVTGASSGIGKVFATELAKKGCNLILVARSEDKLEQIAKELQKTYLIHAVPLSVDLSSVNAAEKVAMEVESLGLTVDILINNAGFGTMGVFNQISSTRVHQEIQLNVMSLTELTHLFIGSMIERKEGIIINVASMTAFQPAPYMAVYGATKAYVLSFTEALWAENRDSGVQIVALCPGETKSSFHTASGTESLQGKRMEPIDVVNAAFKGVKKDRSHIIVGRNNYIMAQLPRLLPRSMVVKFAKGVFQSALSNQ; via the coding sequence ATGAACTTTTCGAAGAAAACAGCTTTGGTAACAGGCGCATCATCTGGAATAGGGAAGGTATTCGCAACCGAACTTGCCAAAAAAGGATGTAACTTAATATTGGTTGCCCGATCGGAGGATAAACTCGAACAAATTGCAAAAGAACTTCAAAAAACGTACTTAATCCATGCGGTACCTCTTTCGGTTGATCTATCTTCAGTTAACGCTGCAGAGAAAGTGGCCATGGAAGTTGAAAGCCTCGGGTTAACCGTTGATATACTTATTAATAATGCTGGGTTTGGGACTATGGGAGTTTTCAATCAAATCTCGTCAACCCGTGTTCATCAAGAGATTCAGCTCAATGTCATGTCCTTGACTGAATTAACTCATCTATTCATTGGTTCCATGATTGAGAGGAAGGAAGGCATTATTATTAATGTTGCTTCAATGACAGCGTTTCAGCCGGCACCGTACATGGCTGTATATGGTGCCACGAAAGCTTATGTTCTCTCTTTCACGGAAGCATTATGGGCCGAAAATAGAGATAGCGGTGTTCAAATCGTTGCGTTATGCCCAGGAGAAACGAAGAGCTCATTTCATACTGCATCCGGTACGGAAAGCTTGCAAGGTAAGCGCATGGAGCCGATTGATGTCGTGAACGCGGCATTTAAGGGTGTAAAAAAAGATCGTAGCCACATAATAGTTGGACGGAATAATTATATTATGGCTCAATTGCCGCGTTTACTGCCTCGGAGTATGGTCGTAAAATTCGCTAAAGGTGTATTTCAATCAGCTTTGTCAAACCAGTAA